In Gammaproteobacteria bacterium, one DNA window encodes the following:
- a CDS encoding SDR family oxidoreductase, which translates to MPVAVVTAAGRGMGAACAELLAERGYRVALMSRSTEARELAGRLGGWGMRGSVTEPDDLARLVDGAFDRFGRLDGVVNNTGHAARGDLLDLDDAAWHDGLDLLLLNVVRMSRLVTPILKAGGGGSIVNISTFGAERPTAAFPISSAIRAGLSAFTRMYSTRYAADGIRMNDVLPGYVDSYPVDEAVRATIPAGRPARTREVAEAVAFLISDASSYVTGESLLVDGGLS; encoded by the coding sequence ATGCCCGTCGCCGTGGTTACGGCGGCGGGGCGGGGGATGGGGGCGGCGTGCGCTGAACTGCTCGCCGAGCGCGGCTACCGGGTGGCGCTAATGTCGCGGTCGACGGAGGCGCGCGAGCTGGCGGGGCGGCTGGGGGGGTGGGGCATGCGGGGCTCGGTCACCGAGCCGGATGACCTGGCCCGCCTGGTGGACGGCGCGTTCGACCGATTCGGGCGTCTGGACGGGGTGGTGAACAACACCGGGCACGCCGCGCGCGGCGATCTGCTCGACCTCGACGATGCGGCGTGGCACGACGGCCTGGATCTGCTGCTCCTCAACGTGGTGCGCATGAGCCGCCTGGTGACCCCCATCCTGAAGGCCGGCGGCGGCGGCTCCATCGTGAACATCTCCACGTTCGGGGCGGAGCGGCCCACCGCCGCCTTCCCCATCTCGTCGGCGATCCGCGCGGGGCTGAGCGCCTTCACCCGCATGTACTCCACGCGCTATGCCGCCGACGGCATCCGCATGAACGATGTCCTGCCCGGCTACGTCGACAGCTACCCGGTGGACGAGGCCGTGCGTGCCACGATCCCGGCCGGCCGCCCCGCGCGCACCCGCGAGGTGGCCGAGGCGGTGGCCTTCCTGATCTCGGACGCGTCGTCCTATGTCACCGGCGAGAGCCTGCTGGTGGACGGGGGATTGTCGTAG